The following proteins are co-located in the Castanea sativa cultivar Marrone di Chiusa Pesio chromosome 8, ASM4071231v1 genome:
- the LOC142607170 gene encoding zinc finger CCCH domain-containing protein 25-like, with the protein MNPLTLVKRIQNINSREAALGISEEASWHAKYKDSAYVYAGGIPFDLTEGDLLAIFAQYGEIVDVNLVRDKGTGKSKGFAFVAYEDQRSTNLAVDNLNGAQVLGRIIRVDHVSSYKKKEEEDEEAEQKKREERGVCRAFQRGECTRGAGCKFSHDEQRAANTGWGHDKFEGPTRGEKRLENKPSNPVRELMTQGGFSREDKDLHSRAKGSDWAFESNSRPGDMREEKRLKRNGDDEFRLQSREGHDRREEKSSRRHDDNEFPPKLRDENRSRRQGDDEYELKSRGGREENRFRRRDNDELEPKSREDHDRREEKKFRRYNDNEYESKSRDLKREAKRLRRHEDNEFHGSREKLMIGEKRSRRYNKDEFEPKSREDGRKENTSRRQESSLSGRMVR; encoded by the exons ATGAATCCGTTAACCCTTGTAAAACGCATCCAGAATATCAATTCCAGAGAAGCAGCATTAGGGATCTCCGAAGAAGCTTCATGGCACGCCAAGTACAAAGACTCTGCTTACGTATATGCTGGAGGCATTCCCTTTGATCTCACCGAAGGCGATCTCCTTGCTATTTTTGCTCA ATATGGAGAGATCGTTGATGTTAACCTTGTTAGAGACAAAGGTACTGGAAAATCCAAAGGTTTCGCATTTGTTGCATATGAGGACCAGAGAAGTACAAATCTTGCTGTAG ATAATTTGAATGGAGCACAGGTTTTAGGTCGGATTATTAGGGTTGATCATGTTAGTAGctataaaaagaaagaggaagaagacgAAGAGGCAGAGCAGAAGAAGAGGGAGGAACGAGGCGTCTGTCGTGCTTTTCAAAGAGGTGAATGTACTCGTGGAGCTGGATGCAAATTTTCTCACGATGAGCAA AGAGCTGCAAATACAGGTTGGGGACATGACAAGTTTGAGGGTCCAACTAGAGGCGAGAAAAGACTTGAAAACAAGCCGTCAAATCCTGTTCGCGAACTTATGACTCAAGGTGGTTTTAGTCGGGAAGATAAAGATTTGCACTCCAGAGCAAAGGGTAGTGATTGGGCCTTTGAGAGCAATAGTAGGCCAGGGGATATGAGGGAGGAGAAGAGATTAAAAAGGAATGGTGATGATGAGTTCAGGCTACAGTCAAGAGAAGGTCATGATAGGAGGGAAGAGAAGAGTTCAAGAAGGCATGATGACAATGAATTTCCGCCGAAGTTGAGAGATGAAAATAGATCTAGAAGACAAGGTGATGATGAATATGAGCTGAAGTCTAGAGGTGGAAGGGAAGAAAATCGATTCAGAAGGCGTGATAACGATGAGCTAGAGCCAAAATCAAGAGAAGATCATGATAGAAGGGAAGAGAAAAAATTTAGAAGGTACAATGATAACGAATATGAGTCCAAGTCAAGAGATCTTAAGAGAGAAGCAAAGAGACTGAGAAGGCATGAAGACAATGAATTTCATGGAAGTCGAGAGAAGTTAATGATTGGAGAGAAGAGGTCAAGAAGGTACAATAAGGATGAGTTTGAGCCAAAGTCAAGAGAAGATGGAAGGAAAGAAAACACATCAAGGAGGCAAGAGTCAAGTCTATCAGGAAGAATGGTGAGATAA
- the LOC142607114 gene encoding laccase-17-like, with protein sequence MGVSLLSSPALLRIVIFSFITLYLIPELALAGITRHYKFDIKLQNVTRLCHTKSIVTVNGQFPGPRIVAREGDHLLIKVVNHVQNNISIHWHGIRQLQTGWADGPAYVTQCPIQTSQSYVYNFTIVGQRGTLFWHAHISWLRATVYGPLIILPKRGVPYPFAKPYEEVPFIFGEWWNVNPEAVISQALQTGGGPNVSDAYTINGLPGPLYNCSAKDTFKLKVKPGKTYLLRLINGALNDELFFSIANHSLTVVEADAVYVKPFETNTLLIAPGQTTNVVLKTKPHNPNATFLMTARPYVTGLGTFDNSTVAGILEYESPFHSAASIRNLPLFKPSLPSLNDTSFATNFTNKLRSLASAQFPANVPQKVDRHFFFTIGLGTSPCQQNQTCQGPNGTMFAASINNVSFVQSTTALLQAHFFGQSNGVYTPDFPITPIFPFNYTNNPPNNTMVSNGTKLVVLPFNTSVELIMQDTSILGAESHPLHLHGFNFFVVGQGFGNYDPNKDPSKFNLVDPIERNTVGVPSGGWVAIRFQADNPGVWFMHCHLEIHTSWGLKMAWVVLDGKLPNQKLLPPPADLPKC encoded by the exons ATGGGTGTTTCTCTTCTTTCATCACCAGCATTACTGAGAATCGTTATATTCTCATTCATTACATTGTATCTCATTCCTGAGCTTGCACTTGCGGGCATAACCAGGCACTACAAGTTTGAC ATCAAATTACAAAATGTAACACGACTTTGCCACACAAAGAGTATTGTGACTGTAAATGGACAGTTTCCTGGGCCTCGCATTGTCGCTAGGGAGGGTGACCACCTTCTCATCAAAGTGGTTAACCATGTCCAAAACAATATCTCCATTCACTG GCATGGCATTCGACAGCTTCAAACAGGGTGGGCTGATGGACCAGCATATGTAACTCAATGTCCCATACAAACTAGCCAGAGCTATGTATACAACTTTACTATTGTTGGCCAAAGAGGCACTCTTTTCTGGCATGCCCATATATCATGGTTAAGAGCAACTGTCTATGGTCCCCTAATCATTCTTCCCAAGCGTGGGGTTCCTTACCCATTTGCCAAACCCTACGAGGAAGTTCCCTTCATCTTTG gAGAGTGGTGGAATGTAAATCCTGAGGCAGTAATTAGCCAAGCCCTACAAACAGGAGGTGGCCCAAATGTCTCTGATGCTTATACTATCAATGGACTTCCAGGGCCACTCTATAATTGCTCCGCCAAAg ACACATTCAAGCTAAAAGTGAAGCCCGGGAAGACTTATCTTCTCCGTCTCATCAATGGGGCACTCAATGACGAGCTCTTCTTCAGCATTGCAAACCACAGTCTCACAGTTGTTGAAGCTGATGCAGTTTATGTTAAACCATTTGAAACCAACACACTTCTCATAGCACCAGGACAGACCACAAATGTTGTTCTAAAGACCAAACCCCACAACCCAAATGCCACATTCCTCATGACCGCTAGACCATATGTGACTGGCCTAGGCACTTTTGACAACTCTACTGTTGCTGGTATCCTAGAATATGAATCTCCTTTTCATTCAGCTGCCTCTATTCGAAACCTTCCACTCTTCAAACCCTCTCTCCCTTCTCTCAATGACACTTCCTTTGCAACAAACTTCACTAACAAACTTCGTAGCTTAGCAAGTGCTCAATTCCCAGCAAATGTGCCTCAAAAGGTTGATAGGCATTTTTTCTTCACAATAGGCCTTGGAACAAGCCCTTGCCAACAGAACCAAACCTGTCAGGGACCCAATGGAACAATGTTCGCAGCTTCTATTAATAACGTATCTTTTGTACAATCAACCACTGCTCTCCTCCAAGCCCACTTTTTTGGGCAATCAAATGGGGTTTACACCCCTGACTTTCCAATCACTCCTATATTTCCCTTTAACTATACGAACAACCCACCAAACAACACAATGGTGAGCAATGGGACAAAGCTGGTAGTTTTGCCTTTTAACACTAGTGTGGAGCTTATCATGCAGGACACAAGTATTCTTGGTGCTGAGAGTCACCCTCTccacttgcatggctttaatttctttgttgttggGCAAGGTTTTGGGAATTATGATCCCAATAAGGACCCGTCAAAGTTTAATCTTGTTGACCCTATTGAAAGAAACACTGTGGGTGTACCTTCAGGGGGTTGGGTTGCTATTCGGTTTCAAGCAGATAACCCAG GGGTATGGTTCATGCATTGCCACTTGGAGATCCACACTAGCTGGGGTTTAAAGATGGCTTGGGTGGTCTTAGATGGAAAGCTCCCAAATCAGAAGCTGCTTCCTCCACCTGCAGATCTTCCAAAATGTTGA